A segment of the Oncorhynchus clarkii lewisi isolate Uvic-CL-2024 chromosome 11, UVic_Ocla_1.0, whole genome shotgun sequence genome:
ctccagcatcttttcattttttctgcttctcacaaatgttcttctttgtgatccgaactactcaaacttagattcgtctgtccataacacttttttccaatcttcctctgtccagtgtctgtgttcttttgcctatcttaatcttttatttatttttggccagtttgagatatggctttttctgaaggccagcatcccagagtcgcctcttcactgttgacgtttagACTGCtattttgcaggtactatttaatgaagctgccagttgaggacttttgaggcgtctgtttcttaaactacttgtcctcttgctcagttgtgcaccggagcctcccactcctctttctattctagttagagccagtttgtgctttTCTGTggcgggagtagtacacagtgttgtacgagatcttcagtttcttggcaatttctcgcatggaatagccttaatttctcagaacaacaaTAGATTGACGAATTTTCAaagaaagatctttgtttctggccattttgaggctgtaatcgaacccacaattgctgatgctccagatactcaactagtctaaaggccagttttattgcttctttaatcagaacaacagttttcagctgtgctaacataattgcaaaagggttttctaatgatcaattagccttttaaaatgataaacttggattagctaacacaacgtgccattggaacacaggagtgatggttgctgataatgggcctctgtacgcctatgtagatattctattaaaaatcaaccgtttccagcaacaatagtcatgtacaacattaacaatgtctacactgtatttctgataaatttgatgttattttaatggacacaaaaaaaaaacgtgattttctttcaaaaacaaggacatttctaagtgacgacaaacttttgaacagtagtttGTGTTTTAATGTAGCAATGTGGGGGGTTTTTTGTTTGTAAAGGAACATTGTCCATGGAGGTCTGACTGACAATGGTTATGTTTGGCTTCTAATATGTGTTTTGAATACTTTCTATGGAATGGAGTTTGGTTAATTTAGTGTAAATTGTATACAATAATAGTTGTACAGACCAGATAAGAACATGATATTGACAAAAGTGCAATATTTTAATGTATTGATGTAGTATATGAATAAATATCAAAATAATGTAGGTATCATACAATGTACATTTGCAATAGAGTTGATATTTTCACAGCCATTGATTTGTTAAACTTTCTACTAAATATGCATATTTCTCTCCTTTTCTGCCTTTAGATTGTTGTTTGCATGTGATTGAgaatatactaaacaaaaatataaatgcaatgtgtaaaaagtgttggtcacatttttcatgagctgaaattaaagatcccagaaatgttccatacgcacagaaagctcatttctctcaaatgttgtgcacaaatttgttgacatccctgttaagtgagcatttctccttcgccaagataatccatccacctgacaggtctggcatatcaagaatatgattaaacagcatgatcattacacaggtgcaccttgtgctgggggtcaataaaaggccactctaaaatgtgtaggtttgtcacacaacacaatgccatagaggTGCggggctgcagggtagcctagtggttaaagcgtttgactagtaaccgaaaggttgcaagttcgagtccccgagctgacaaggtacaaatctgtcgttctgcccctgaacaggccatcattgaaaactaactgacttgcctagtcaagttctcaagttttgagggagcgtgcgatTGGACAGCAGCACTGTCCACCAGAGATTTCCGTGTtaattctctaccataagccacctccaacattgttttaaagaatttggcagaaccggcctcacaaccgcagaccacgtgtaatcatgccagcccaggacctccacatcaggcaTCTTCACCTACGGGATCATCATGCACCAGCcaccctgacagctgatgaaactgagtatttctgtctaataaagccctttcgtggggaaaaactcattctgattggctgggcctggcaacccagtgggtgggcctatgccctcccatggctgctcccctgccactgcatgtgaaatccatagattagggcctaatttaatttatttaatttgactcatttccttatgaactgtgacgcagtaaaatcgttgaaattgtcaCGTTGTGTTTTATATTCTTGTTTAGTATAAATTGAATAAAgactattcatttttttttttgacaaATTCCTCTTACGGggattcacaacacacacagatctgACCACAAGCACTTAGAGAGATAGAATGGGATGTGAACatacaaattcataacatattttaCAAATTGGAATTtataacatacactaagttactaaaagtatgtggacacctgctcattgaccttctcattccaaaatcatgggcatttataaggagttggtccccccctttgctgctataacagcctccactcttctgggaaggctttccattagatgttggaacattgctgctataacagcctccactcttctgggaaggctttccactagatgttggaacatggctgctataacagcctccagtcttctgggaaggctttccactagatgttggaacattgctgctataacagcctccagtcttctgggaaggctttccactagatgttggaacattgctgctataacagcctccagtcttctgggaaggctttccactagatgttggaacattgctgctataacagcctccatccactcgtcagggaaggctttccactagatgttggaacattgctgctataacagcctccatccactcttcagggaaggctttccactagatgttggaacattgctgctataacagcctccagtcttctgggaaggcttcccactagatgttggaacattgctgctataacagcctccactcttctgggaaggctttccactagatgttggaacattgctgctataacagcctccactcttctgggaaggctttccattagatgttggaacattgctgctataacagcctccatccactcttcagggaaggctttccgctagatgttggaacattgctgctataacagcctccactcttctgggaaggctttccactagatgttgttacattgctgctataacagcctccactcttctgggaaggctttccactagatgttggaacattgctgcggggacttgtttccattcagccacacgcTTTTATTAAAGGTTTATTTGTTGTGTATTGAATTATATTGTTTTATACACACGTGTAAGTTTTATTATAAAGTATACAGGGCACTCTTGTAAAAAAATCTCAATGTGACTCCCTGATTTAAAAAGAGCAATAGTGAGGTAGGGTACTGAtgatgggcgattaggcctggttcgcggttggcgttccaattcaccccaaaggtgttcgatggggttgaggtcagggctctgtgcaggccagtcaagttcttctacaccgagctcgacaagccatttctgtatggacctcactttgtgcacatgggcattgtcatgctgaaagaataaaagggacttccccaaactgttgccacaaagttggaagcacagaatcattctagaatcatctagaatgttattgtatgctgtagcattaaaatttctcttcactgaaactaagggacctagcccgaaccatgaaaaagatcccagaccattattcctcctccaccaaacattacagtagGCACTACGCTTTGGGGCAGGCAGCtttctcctggtatccgccaaacccagatttgtccgttgggctaccagatggtgaagcgtgattcatcactacagagaatgcgtttccacttctccagctgacgcttggcatggtgatcttagtcttgtgtgcggctgctcggccatggaaacctatttcatgaagctcccgacaaagttcttgggctgacgttgcttccagaggcagtttggaacacggtagtgagtgttgcaatcaaGGACAGACAATATTTACACACTACGCGCttcagcggtcctgttctgtgtgcttgtgtgtggcctaccactttgcagctgagccattgttgctccaagacgtttccacttcacaataacagcacttacagttgatcgggggccgctctagcagggaagaaatttgacgaactgacttgttgcaaaggtggcatcctatgacggtgtcatgttgaaagtcactgagttcttcagtaaatgccattctactgccaatgtttgtctatggagattgcacggccgtgtgctcgatttcatacacctgtcagcaacgggtgtggttgaaatagctgaatccactaatttgaaggggtgtccacatacacacacacaccatacgcaAGACGTAAAATAAcatacaaaatggatgaagttGTACAGAATTGTGCACAATTTTCAGGGACCCAGTTTGGTTCTAGTGCTACTTTTAAAACTACTAGCCGAAATACTAAACATTTAAACCATCTTTTCAAGACCTTCCTCCTTCAGAAGGAGGAGTGTTCTTCTTCCTTCATTTTATATGTTGTGTATCACAGAGGAAGAAAAAACACTTAATCACACAactgttttatttgtatttataacatgtaaaataaaaaaagtgaaaAATAAGAAATCTACACATTTTTGTGAAGAGTACGCATACAGATGTAGTGTATATAACCTGCTGCATGAAGAAggggccggcaggtagcctagtggttagagtgtagaggtggcaggtagcttagtggttagagcattggactagtaaccgaaaggttgcaagatcgaatccccaacgaggtaaaaaaatctgtcattctgcccctgaacaaggcagtttaacccactgttcctagactgtcattgaaaaaataagaatttgttcttaactgacttgccagagTTAAATAAAAGTACAATTTTAAAAGAAGTCCATCATAGTAGTGCATAGAAGAGCAGTGAAACATGGATGAAAAGACAGAAAGTAcaaatctttaaaaaataaataaaaaaatcttatatatatatatatatatatatttatttatttattttcatttgaagagaattggaatttcagtgtacttcctaaATGGACCCCAACCCTGGAGAACAAACCTACAGACTGAAGCCAGACATCACGAGGTGCTGCACAGTGTTTCTTGCGTCAAAGTAGGACGTGTCCGTTTCGTCCTCCGGCTGAGGGATGAAGGGCATGGTCTGGTTCTGAAGGTGATCCCAGTCCAAACCCGCAAACAGAGTGTGGCTCCGAAGTTCTGATGCAGAAACAAAAAAACTAATATAGTTGTAGCAGGAAAAGAAACGGAATCATCATACACCCAAATGGCCCATTTCCAAATGGAATCATCATACACCCAAATGTTCCATTTCCAAATGGAATCATCATACACCCAAATGGCCCATTTCCAAATGGAATCATCATACACCCAAATGGCCCATTTCCAAATGGAATCATCATACACCCAAATGGCCCATTTCCAAATGGAATCATCATACACCCAAATGGCCCATTTCCAAATGGAATCATCATACACCCAAATGGCCCATTTCCAAATGGAATCATCATACACCCAAATGGCCCATTTCCAAATGGAATCATCATACACCCAAATGGCCCATTTCCAAATGGAATCATCATACACCCAAATGGCCCATTTCCAAATGGAATCATCATACACCCAAATGGCCCATTTCCAAATGGAATCATCTTACACCCAAATGGCCCATTTCCAAATGGAATCATCATACACCCAAATGGTCCATTTCAAATGGAATGGTATTATCACGGTTTAAACTGGTCAAACCAAACCCTTACCTTTGAAACCAGCCCGTTTGTTCATGTCCACGGTGAGTAAAATCTCTATGGCATTACGGGAATTGTGGGATAGCTCCTCCTCACCATCGGGCCATGGAATATCTGAGattaaacataaaaataaaatattgggtgatagaaaatgtatttcatttttaaatgCACAATTTTATTTTGCTGTAAAAGACATGTTACACTGAAAACATAAAACAgatcatttacattttagtcattgatTGACTATCCAGAAtgatttacagttagtgcattaagATAAACTAGCTAGGTTAGACAACCACATAATCACAGTAAAGTCAAATCTTTTCTCAATAAAGCAGCGATAAGAAAAGTCAGCGTTGGTAAGAAAAGACAAGTGGAACTGCAAGAAAGTACCTCTGTTGAGAATATTCTGGAAGACAAGCTGAGGGGTTTCATCGTTGAAGGGGGGCACGCCGGTAAGGAactcaaacagacacacacccagGGCCCACCAGTCCACCATGCAGTCTTGGGGGgggcaatagagacagtaggtcacATATTAATCCGTACATTAACATATTTTACCAAATTACCCACTATTTTTTGGAGTTCGGGGTTTAACGGCTGTGCCTCTATTCTACAGCAGTGGAAGCAGGAACTGAAACAATTGGACAACATTAGGCTTAGTGTTTCAATGCGGGGAGTTTTTCCCGAGCCATCGTGCttccacacctgcattgcttgctgtttggggttttaggctgggtttctgtacagcactttgagatatcagctgatgtaagaagggctatataattttttttttgatTTGATGTACAATTTGGGATAATTgtaagatccacacacacacacttcaaataCGATGTGAGGCGGGTGTTGAAACTGTATTGCTTTTAATTTGTTTGTTGAACACtgtgttggttactacatgattttatATGTGTAATTttatagctttgatgtcttcactattgacaacaaaatcataaaacagagtagggctggctaataagtccttcgtTTTGGGGtgtcatgctcaggtaaaacaatttggccaaactatacttccatatttccaagtcctgttCTTGAAGATcaaaggggtataacatttataggaatgactggaattctgatagactttggtttttaatgtaaagatatacaATAATAAGATTAAATGTAGTAGTAGAAAACGATGGGTTAGAAGAatcctacataaccaacccataaagtaaaaatttaacatccatataatgaccagctatgtaaactttaacattgatttatcctgcaatagatgtcgttcaattggtaacatacacttttgtcttcttctaatgcctcttaagggggaaagtaatctaaatgtaatcagattacattaccgAGTTTGCGTGAGCCTAAAGTTACATTAGCGATTACATTTTGGGACGGGTAACCCCTTGTTAGCACCAAACATATTTCTGGACAAAACCCATATCAATGTATGAACAAATTTCATCAGCTTGAAAATACACCTTTAAAAATTAGGCCCATCGAGTGGTCACCAATCAATGTTCATCCTCCACCTTAAAACAGTAAAGACCCCCGTTTAGAATCCTTAACACCATGTACTGAAAATGGCTTCCCTGTTACAATCCCAACACGGCTCCAAACCCAATACAGAGGCCCAGAAGCAGACAATAATGTGTGATTGCGACACGCAATTCGGGTGGTGTTCCTGCATAAGCAGGAACCCCCCCCACCTCAAGCACATCATCTTCATGCTTGTGTGACACTAATGATATTTTGGATTTTCCCCTGATCGTCTATGCAATTAATCAAACGGGAAATAAAAAGTATTTGAGTTTTtaaaaaggggggggggagaaagacgCTGTCTACCCgtgtcttagctagctagctatcgtcGTTTCCCCCGCTTCTTCTGTGAGGTTTATTGGTggttggcatccaacgttatggtacattaccgccacctactgtactggggCGCTATCGCCTGTGTACCGGAGTCCtagccggtgtaggccatcattaaacctttatttaacttggcatgtcagttattatttacaatgacggcctacaccggccaaacacggacgacgctgggccaattgtgcgccgccctatgggactcacccAATCAACACCGGTTGAGATACTGCTATTGGTCCACAATCAAGGCTGTATAAAGAGGGGTTCCTGTAAatgcaggaatgcccacatgcaggaacgGCCCGAATTGAGGGCCGCAATTACATCATTTTCGGAAACAGGAAGTACAATTGGGAACCAATTAGTAGCATTCTGAAACCCATCCATGGCATTTTGAATCAAGCAGCCATTTCCTCTGGTAGCAGACCGTGAATGCAACACAGCGAAGCTGAGAACACATGCATTCACCCTTTGCAACGTTAGCAAGGTTATGAACAACTTACCACATTTACAATATCCTGaaacttaaaaaaaaagaaaataaatcctgtttaaaaaaaaatggcttAACTGTTgatttttccaacagatatttaTACCTTCATGTAAAGTTGTGAAGAGGATGACAGCAGTTATACCAACACACAttcagaaagaggaggaagggaagcgctactaaggtacacaatagtacatctttttttttatttattttttttacccctttttctccccaaattcgtggtgtccaattgttgtagtagctactatcttgtctcatcgctacaactcccgtacgggctcgggagagacgaaggttgaaagtcacgcgtcctccgatacacaacccaaccaagccgcactgcttcttaacacagcacgcatccaacccggaagccagccgcaccaatgcgccggaggaaacaccgtgcacctggccaccttggttagcgcacactgcgcccagcccgccacaggagccgctggtgcgcgatgagacaaggacacccctaccgaccaatccctccctaacccgggcgacgctaggccaattgtgcgtcgccccacggacctcccggtcgcggccagttacgacagagcctgggcgcgaacccagggactctgatggccaCTGCGCCACCCGTGTGGCCCAATAGTACATCTTTTAGTAGACAGatggtgctctttggtaaaaaaAGGGGTGAATTGGTCACCAAAAAGAAAGGAGAGCGCTCTTCATATAATTCAGtaaaaatgcctttatttgtatggcatgttcaatagaaacaaagttttaAAAATCTGATGCGATTTTCGCTGcgtggccttcgtcagggagttcAAAGAAATAATACAATGTCCTCTATTGAACAGTTTTTCCAATTAGCCCTAATTTGAAGAGGAAGTGGTTACAAAATTGATTGGAcaacacctagtaagcaatactatacgatacacattaaaaggtgaaatactgtagctaaattatcataaaaatacaactccaaGCTAGAAGTATCAGAACACTTAGAAAGttagttctaaccttaaatatgactggaAATGTTTTGACATCCCAAACAGGAAATGCGTCAACTCTTACCATGTGGTTTCCCCAATAGCAGCTCTGGGGCAAGGTAATCTGGAGTGCCTAAAATCGGTACTCCCTCCACGGGTACAGGACCACGTCGGACACTCTTAGGGGTCCTGAACGGAGTGTGGGAGGTGGTCGACGACTGTGGGGTCTTAAATTAGGAAACAAATGGAAAAAATAACTGATAAAACAAGTGTTATGTGTAATGTAAGTTCTCTGAAGCTATATTTAGGTCCAACATTTTCAACTTAGCCCAGTACCCTCCACCCCTGAATCTCGACTCTGTATCCTCCACCCCTGGATTTTGACTGTGCATCTACCTGATCGAGGGAGTTGTTGGAGCTGGGTCTGTTCTGGACCGGTGTGACAGCAGAGGGCATACTGTGGTAGGAGGTTGAGGTGGCCATATCCATGGCCTCCACTGAGCCCAGGCTGAGGCGTGAGCTCCCCGACATGTTGGAGCGGTTGATGGAGCTGCAGTAGCTCCGGAAGGCCACCTCGTTCCTGGGCTTGAGGAACGAGGGTGACATGGCCACCCTGGGGTCCAGCTCAGGGACTCGGTCGAGGAAGGAGCGTTTGGATTCGCCTCCTCTCAGGGTGAGCCCGTTGCCCGGCTTTGCCGTTCCTGTACTAGCGAAGATGGGTGGCTGAGGAAGGAGTGGGGTACTGGGTGATATTGCTGGGTCATATGGTCTATCGTCTAGCTCGAACAATGCCCAATGCCCCTCTTTGGCACTTTGAGCCGACCTCTTTGGGGTTGGGCTGTTGTCGATGGACATTTCATGAGCCGACCCCTTAGAGTCTGCGCACAGGCTCCTGCTCAGCTCGTGGTCTTCACCAAATGACGTGCCTTCGATGAAGACCCCCTCTGCTGGTCCGTCCAACTCACACAGGAGGTTTTTAGCCAAAGCGATGGGACTGGGAAGTTTAGGGGCCTGGCCTTCAGAAGTCTCTTGACCCTCAGATCCAAACACCTCCAAATGGACATTTGCAAACACCCCTGTCAGGCCAGTGCGATTCTTCAAAGCAATATCTGGGACGCCAGAACACCTCTGGTACGCTGAGTCGCTCTTCTTGGAAAGGGATTCCAACTGTTCAGAActtctctccacctcctcaaACACTCTCTTTCCTGCTGAGGTTACCACAACATGGCCTTCCTTTGGTTTACCTTCGGTGGCACAGTGACCTTCAACTCCAGAAACATAGCCTCTGATTGGTTGAGAGAGATTAGGCTTCTGGGGTGGGGTAGACTGCTCTACCTCGTTAAACTGAAGCCTCTTCCAAGCAAGAGGTTCCTCTTTGGCCTTCCTGGACAGTTCACCAGTACTGGGTTCTCGGTGGAGCTGTCCACGTAGGTCTAAGTTGTCTAACGACGCCAGAGCAGAGTCCCGGCGCTGCAGTCGCATATCAGAGGTCAACTTTCCTTTTGTTGGTCCACTGGTATTCCTACCATATAGGTGCAggaagttctctctctccttctagaaAAGCAAACCGAAAACAATAATAACATCTTCTATTGACCCACAAATACAGAGGTAGATCTGATTGAaatgaacacaattgtatttcCTGCTGGCTTCTGATCTGCTCTACCTCCCATAGTGGGCTGACACCTCCCTCGGAGTCCGTGGTGGAGGGGAAGAGGCATGATTGGCTGCTGCCTGCGCTCATTGTGTCAAACCTCCTTCTGGACTTAAGCAGCCTGGGAGTCAGGCTCTTGGTCAACGCATTTGGGCTGAACACAAAGCTGTCGGGTCCTGACAAAACAAAAAGGAAGACTGATTAGAAACAGTTTGAGGGAACCCACCCTCTCTAGACAGGTTTGATTACAGATCTggttaaagattttttttttttttactgaaacaCATGGTCATTTACAGAGGTAGAATTCGCTCTGCCGGAGCTCAATgtccaagaagcttctaaacagcttctacccccaagccataagactcctgaacatctaatcaaatggctacccagactatttgcgttgcccctcaactaaccggtgctcccgcacatcgacactgtaccggtacccccctgtttACAGTCTCACTATTGTCATTTTACTGacgctctttaattacttgttagttttatttcttattcttatccgcatttttttttcaactgcattgttggttaggggctcgtatgTAAGcctttccctgtaaggtctactgttGTATTTGGCAGATGTGACTAATAAAGTATGATTTGAAGAGACATACCCAAAGTCTGGCTATGCCAGACAGGGGAAAGCAGATATTCCTTCTGTCTCCTCAAGGGTGAACAGAGCGAGTTTTTCCGCTGATCAATTTTCCCACATGACATAGGGCTGAACACAGCCGAGGCGCTGCTGCGACGTTTGCTCTCCCCTGctggtgtgttctgtgtttgATGGGATGAAAACACAGAATAAATATTTAATATGGCAATGGAAAAGAATGTACTGTATCTGCACAAACCAATCATATCACATTTACTATCCTTACTGATGTATCGTCTATGAATTACATTACATACTTAAATGCAATGAATTTTACTTACAAGTCCAAGAGAGCTGATCAAAGACAGGACTTGACCAGGGGTGCGGAAATAATCCTGTTTAGGCTTTGCCAAAGATGGGGTTGTCAAGATATCGGCAAGACTCAATTCTGGGTAGAAAATGAATTAAAATGTAAAACTAAAGCCTTCAAGTGGATGGGGGTGTATGCTTTGGTttaggcagcaggtagcctagcagttaagagtgttggaccagtaactgaaagttCGATGGTTCAAAATtctgagccaactaggtgaaaaaatctgtcaatgtgcccttgagcaaggcatatAACCCTAATtcctactgtaagtcgctctgaataagagtgtctgctaaataattaAAATGTTTCATGTGTGCTACAGTTTATGCACATACCTCTGTCAAGCTTGACTTTGGAGAGGCCAAAGTCTGTAAGCTTGATGTGACCATTATTAGATACAAGCATATTGTCCGGCTTCAGGTCCCTAAATGATTGAACAGAATACAAAACTCAAATCAtactaaaatgtgaagaaaaaaaaataatatttaaaccaCACATTTCTTGAAGATGGAGAGTCATAAAAGTACCTGTGGATGATTCCATGGCGATGGAGGTAGTCTAAAGCACGTGCCACCTCTGAAATGTATTTCACTGACATATCCTCATCAAAATACCCGTAGGTGTGAAGAAGGGATTTCACGTCTCCTCCAATTAGGTACTCCATCACCTGTGCATAAACACGTACAGAGGCAATATATCAAAGTTAGGAAAGTGACAAGTCACTGTTGTCATTGATCTTtttttgggacacacacacacacacacacacacacacacacacacataccaaataCACTTTTGTTGCTGTTTGGAGACAGTAGAAGAGGTGTACGACAAAGGGACTTTTGCTGAGGGCCAATgcgtctctctctgccttcatcTGACCTGACAAATTTTTGTCATGCATGTCAGATTTCTTCACCACCTGGAGAAAAGTTTACAGCGAATTGAGTGTCATTATCCTCAAAATGTCAAGTT
Coding sequences within it:
- the LOC139420596 gene encoding serine/threonine-protein kinase greatwall-like, giving the protein MTDLLPVMDEKQPNSCSDRKLSDILRPASIDDFVVLKPISRGAFGKVYLARKKCNPRLYAIKVVKKSDMHDKNLSGQMKAERDALALSKSPFVVHLFYCLQTATKVYLVMEYLIGGDVKSLLHTYGYFDEDMSVKYISEVARALDYLHRHGIIHRDLKPDNMLVSNNGHIKLTDFGLSKVKLDRELSLADILTTPSLAKPKQDYFRTPGQVLSLISSLGLNTPAGESKRRSSASAVFSPMSCGKIDQRKNSLCSPLRRQKEYLLSPVWHSQTLGPDSFVFSPNALTKSLTPRLLKSRRRFDTMSAGSSQSCLFPSTTDSEGGVSPLWEVEQIRSQQEIQLENFLHLYGRNTSGPTKGKLTSDMRLQRRDSALASLDNLDLRGQLHREPSTGELSRKAKEEPLAWKRLQFNEVEQSTPPQKPNLSQPIRGYVSGVEGHCATEGKPKEGHVVVTSAGKRVFEEVERSSEQLESLSKKSDSAYQRCSGVPDIALKNRTGLTGVFANVHLEVFGSEGQETSEGQAPKLPSPIALAKNLLCELDGPAEGVFIEGTSFGEDHELSRSLCADSKGSAHEMSIDNSPTPKRSAQSAKEGHWALFELDDRPYDPAISPSTPLLPQPPIFASTGTAKPGNGLTLRGGESKRSFLDRVPELDPRVAMSPSFLKPRNEVAFRSYCSSINRSNMSGSSRLSLGSVEAMDMATSTSYHSMPSAVTPVQNRPSSNNSLDQTPQSSTTSHTPFRTPKSVRRGPVPVEGVPILGTPDYLAPELLLGKPHDCMVDWWALGVCLFEFLTGVPPFNDETPQLVFQNILNRDIPWPDGEEELSHNSRNAIEILLTVDMNKRAGFKELRSHTLFAGLDWDHLQNQTMPFIPQPEDETDTSYFDARNTVQHLVMSGFSL